Part of the Halalkalibacter krulwichiae genome is shown below.
AGGAAGATGCTTGTTTTATTAGCAAACGAAGAAATGCCGGTTACAATGATTAGTAATCATTTTTCAATTAGTCGTCCAGCCATTTCGAAACACCTTCGTATCCTTTCTGCAGCTAATCTTGTAACAAGTGAAAAAATTGGTAGAGAGATGCGTTATCAATTACAGCCAGAAACATTGCAAGAATTCAAGCAATGGCTTTCTTTTTTCGATCAATTCTGGGAAAATAAAATTGCAATGTTACAACATATCGTTGAACAAGATCAAGAAACTAATAAATCAATCAAAAACGGATAAGAAAAGAACGTCTCTATGATTTTTCTATCATGTAAATAAGGAGTGTTTTAATGATCACATTAAAAAGTGAGAGAGAAATTATGTTAATGCAAGAGGCTGGGAAAATCTTAGCTGAATGTCATAAAGAAATAGCATCTCGTATTAAACCAGGGGTTACGACCTTAGAAATTAATTCATTTGTTGAAGAATTCTTAAAAAAACATAATGCAACGCCGGAACAAAAAGGATACAAAGGGTATGAATATGCAACTTGTGCCTCCATTAATGACGAA
Proteins encoded:
- a CDS encoding ArsR/SmtB family transcription factor, translating into MVESQNYDVFQAIADPTRRKMLVLLANEEMPVTMISNHFSISRPAISKHLRILSAANLVTSEKIGREMRYQLQPETLQEFKQWLSFFDQFWENKIAMLQHIVEQDQETNKSIKNG